One part of the Lachnospiraceae bacterium JLR.KK002 genome encodes these proteins:
- a CDS encoding GNAT family N-acetyltransferase, with amino-acid sequence MVIKTENLMLREFTHEDFPALFEIFSDPETMRHYPKPFDENRTKDWIEWNLQNYEEYGFGLWAVVLRETDEFIGDCGLTIQNIDGESLPEIGYHIQKNHWRKGFGSEAASAVRDWAFMNTEYDCLYSYMKYTNIGSCSTAIAIGMRKVKEYPDEKNGISYAYAIKREEWEKLKW; translated from the coding sequence ATGGTCATTAAAACGGAAAATCTAATGTTAAGAGAATTTACTCATGAGGATTTTCCAGCATTATTTGAAATCTTTTCAGACCCGGAAACCATGCGACACTATCCCAAACCTTTTGATGAGAACCGTACAAAGGATTGGATTGAATGGAATCTCCAGAACTACGAGGAATATGGATTCGGTCTGTGGGCTGTTGTTTTAAGAGAAACGGATGAATTTATCGGCGACTGCGGGCTGACAATACAGAATATTGATGGAGAATCCCTGCCTGAAATAGGGTATCACATTCAAAAGAATCATTGGAGGAAAGGTTTTGGAAGTGAGGCCGCAAGCGCGGTTAGAGATTGGGCATTTATGAATACAGAATACGATTGCCTATATTCTTATATGAAATATACAAATATTGGTTCATGTTCTACTGCCATTGCAATCGGTATGAGGAAAGTGAAAGAATATCCTGATGAAAAGAATGGGATATCATATGCATATGCCATAAAGCGTGAAGAATGGGAAAAATTAAAATGGTAA
- a CDS encoding nucleotidyltransferase domain-containing protein yields the protein MNDMNEKMIDAIIKKAEALCPDSLALIGVYGSVITGDEYEKSDLDLMILINDEKGQVLADGFIIDDADIGYDLYCTNWDMLENDAQCDHAHLSKLFDSVIVYCKDKSALKRLDGIRRKAAELLASDRRYEKADQAYSNAKKMLAEVYLAQSLSKARSCAGAAIEFIENAVMLHNGRYFRKGTKSALDELKQLGLPFDLETRILAVIQAETVEKIRAELTEVFVLADGYLQVPKKKELPSAENLRGTYEEMYSNWKNKMTEAAGRDDVYSSFMNLLSLQWMFYEIAECIAVDGFEIMDKFSPQNLEGNVDVFDQALNKYLAEYEKVGICPRHFESMTEFIESCSREISEEI from the coding sequence ATGAATGACATGAATGAAAAAATGATAGACGCTATCATAAAAAAGGCAGAAGCTCTGTGCCCTGATTCCCTGGCACTGATCGGTGTGTATGGCTCGGTCATTACCGGAGATGAGTACGAAAAATCCGATCTTGATTTGATGATCCTGATCAATGACGAAAAGGGACAGGTTCTGGCTGACGGATTTATTATAGATGATGCCGATATCGGATATGACCTTTATTGTACCAACTGGGATATGCTTGAAAATGATGCGCAGTGTGACCATGCACATTTATCCAAACTGTTCGACTCGGTGATTGTCTATTGCAAGGATAAAAGTGCATTGAAAAGGCTGGATGGGATCAGAAGAAAGGCGGCAGAGCTGCTTGCATCGGATAGGCGGTATGAGAAGGCAGACCAGGCGTATAGCAATGCAAAAAAGATGCTTGCAGAGGTATATCTTGCCCAATCTTTATCGAAAGCCAGAAGCTGTGCAGGAGCGGCTATTGAATTTATAGAAAATGCTGTCATGCTGCATAATGGTCGGTATTTCAGAAAAGGAACGAAAAGTGCTTTGGATGAGCTGAAACAGCTTGGACTTCCTTTTGACCTTGAAACCAGGATTCTTGCCGTCATTCAGGCAGAAACAGTGGAAAAGATACGGGCAGAGCTGACGGAAGTCTTCGTTTTGGCAGATGGGTATCTACAGGTTCCGAAGAAAAAGGAACTCCCTTCTGCAGAAAACCTGCGTGGAACATATGAGGAAATGTATTCTAACTGGAAAAACAAGATGACCGAGGCGGCAGGCAGAGACGATGTGTATTCTTCCTTTATGAATTTATTGTCTTTACAGTGGATGTTCTATGAGATTGCAGAATGTATCGCAGTGGATGGCTTTGAAATTATGGATAAATTTAGCCCCCAAAATCTGGAGGGGAATGTGGATGTCTTCGATCAGGCTCTGAATAAGTATCTTGCAGAATATGAAAAAGTGGGAATTTGCCCAAGGCATTTTGAGAGCATGACAGAATTTATTGAGAGTTGCAGCAGAGAAATTTCTGAAGAAATATAA
- a CDS encoding GNAT family N-acetyltransferase — MADMLVKLYNIPCSHDIEENLFKSGIRIKKALAPDRSKIIAFARTCAKDDYSDEVRAAFSNNPATCYIATREKELIGFACYEATARNFFGPMAVLESERKKGVGKALLLKALESMRELGYAYAIIGWPTKSAVDFYKKCVNAILVDEKASGVYKRMIEVDE, encoded by the coding sequence ATGGCAGATATGCTGGTTAAACTATACAATATTCCCTGTTCACACGACATAGAAGAAAATTTATTCAAGAGTGGTATCAGAATCAAAAAAGCATTAGCGCCTGACAGGAGCAAAATCATCGCTTTCGCCAGGACATGTGCAAAAGATGACTATTCAGATGAAGTGCGGGCCGCTTTTTCAAATAACCCTGCCACCTGTTATATTGCGACCAGAGAAAAGGAACTTATCGGTTTCGCATGTTATGAAGCGACAGCCAGAAATTTTTTCGGCCCTATGGCCGTGCTGGAAAGTGAAAGAAAAAAGGGTGTGGGGAAAGCCTTACTGTTAAAGGCGCTGGAATCCATGCGGGAACTTGGCTATGCGTATGCCATTATTGGATGGCCCACAAAATCCGCTGTTGATTTTTATAAAAAATGCGTAAACGCAATTCTGGTTGACGAAAAAGCTTCGGGTGTATATAAACGGATGATTGAGGTTGATGAATAG
- a CDS encoding DUF6608 family protein, translated as MNKKKLIRMVSIYSVIYTAITLLSSVLYLCNGVYEDPSGNWHELDRAIILLIGIAAFELCTNLPVKPLALRYLIAYIPSQLLAFAYVWFSGLREPLAKTAYRDIWINFTSLFVLLCIINTVIYIFKKKRGQKGEKE; from the coding sequence ATGAATAAGAAAAAATTAATTCGTATGGTGTCGATTTATTCGGTGATATATACAGCAATTACATTGTTAAGCAGCGTTTTGTATCTTTGTAACGGCGTCTATGAAGACCCAAGCGGTAACTGGCACGAATTAGACAGGGCTATCATTCTCCTGATCGGGATAGCGGCATTTGAACTATGCACGAATCTGCCTGTTAAGCCATTGGCTCTCAGATATTTGATTGCATATATTCCCTCTCAGCTGTTGGCGTTTGCCTATGTCTGGTTCAGCGGATTGCGGGAACCCTTGGCGAAAACAGCATACAGGGATATCTGGATTAACTTTACGAGTCTTTTTGTGCTGTTATGTATCATCAATACTGTCATTTATATTTTTAAGAAAAAGAGAGGGCAGAAAGGGGAAAAGGAATGA